GGACACTCGGGGGCGGCTCTTCAATCCAGCGCGGCTGACCCAATCCCCACGGTCAGCACTTCGGATCAGTCACTTCCCGGACCCGCCACCGACAACGCTATCGCCGCACACAAACGCGCGTCTTGACAAAGAGGGGACCCGTTCTCGAACAGTCCCGACGTTGCGGTCCGCGTGCTCCGGGGTCAGGTGAGTTTTGTCTCAGCCGACGGCGCGGACCTTGTCGACCTCGATCGTGACGATCACTCGTACCTGATCTCTGCCGCCGTACCAGGGGTACGGACCGCCCAGGTACTTCTGCGCGAGCTTCTCGATGTGTTCGCTGCCGCCCTCCGTTGCGGTCGCGACGACACGGCCACCAAGGTTGAAGTATCGGCTGCTGTTCGCCGCGTCCGCAATGTTCAGCGCGATGCGCGGGTCCAGTTCGAGGTTGCGCAGCTTCTGGAATCCGTCGACGGTATTGATAAGTACGTGATCGCCGTCGGTGTCGACCCACGTCTGGGTCAGTTGCGGGGCGCCGTCGGGCATAACGGTCGCAACGAAGCACAGGCTCGGTTGCTCAAGCAGGTCAACGAGGTCGGATGGCAAAGTCACATTGGAAGCGTACGTACGTCGAGCCTCTAAGCTCCTCGCCACGGATGCCGACTAGGTGCCGTTCTACATCGGACTGGTTGGGCAAGGGCCCGTTGGGCGTCCTGGACTCTGGCTCACGTAACGACTGACCCGCGACCAGAGTGGTCGTAGCCTTGAGTTTCGTAGGCCTGTCGCCGAAGGCTTGTCACTAGCGCGAGTGGTTGGACACCTGACAAGGAGACTGAGTGGGGTCGGGTAGGTCAACGCCGCCTGTCCGACCGCGTAACACTCACAGGCTGCGCAGCATCAGATCGGGCACGGTGAGGCGCCGCGCGGCAGCGCTGATGGCCGGGATCGGATTAGGGCTGGCCGGGTGCACTGGCCACGTCACCGCAGGTCAGCCGTCCCCAGTGAGCACT
This is a stretch of genomic DNA from Mycobacteriales bacterium. It encodes these proteins:
- a CDS encoding TIGR03618 family F420-dependent PPOX class oxidoreductase, encoding MTLPSDLVDLLEQPSLCFVATVMPDGAPQLTQTWVDTDGDHVLINTVDGFQKLRNLELDPRIALNIADAANSSRYFNLGGRVVATATEGGSEHIEKLAQKYLGGPYPWYGGRDQVRVIVTIEVDKVRAVG